ACGTGAGGACAGTGCCCGCTGATGGGCTGTCCCATTCCATGCGGCAGTGTTGTCCCTACATTGGCAATCGACGTGCCGGCCAGTGTGTCGGCCCATGCCATTTGTGATCGCAGTTCAACGTTCCCTAAATCATCAATCAGTTTCGGGAGGGCGGCTGCCAGAATCCGAATGCCCTCCAGTGCCAGTAAATCAATGTAGGGTGTGTGATTGATGTTGATGTACGACTCAAATAAATGCGTAAAAACATCAAAACCTGTGGACGCCGTTACTGATTTTGGAACCGTGCACATGAGTTCGGGATCAACGATCGCTGTACGGGCAAATAATTGATCCCTGTTCCATAATGCCGACTTGAAATTTTTTGTTTCATCCGTAATCACTGCACAACAGGACATGTGACTTCCTGTACCCGATGTCGTGGGGATCATGATCATGGGCAGTGTCTTGTCTGTAGGCTGTTTTTCACAGAAATATAAATAGTCCATCGCGGTGCCTTCATGAGTAGATGCGACCGCAATGGCTCGCGCGGTATCGCAAGAACTGCCTCCTCCCATGGCAATCATGAGATCCACTCCTTCGCTGCGAGCAATGGATGCCCCTTCCTGCACATCGATGAGGCGGGGATTGGGATGAACTTTATTGAACTCAACGACATCAATTCCGACGCCTCGCAGGCTCTCAATAGCCGTAATAATCGCTCCGGAAAGAAAGTTTTTTACATTTGGATCAGCCACCAGCATGGCTTTGTTGCCATATTGCTTTGCCACGCGACCAACCTCCTTGAGCCTGCCTGCACCAAAGATTAAATGGGTTGGTTGGTATTGATTAAACGAATTCATATACCTTGAAGCCTTTCTGGTAATTCTGATTTTTTCCGCGATTTGATGGTGTAAGGTATATGCTATCGCCTAACTATTTTGAATGGTTGTAATTGTCCGTGAGATGGATATTATTGACTTTATAATGAATTGATCATAAATTCCTAACCATGAATATAGACAAGCTTTCCAACGATCTCATTACTGCATCTCTTTCAAATGCAAAGTATTACTTCCTTCAGACGAACCCGCGAAACGTCGATCCCATTGAAGTGGTCTGCGGGGGAAGAGAGGAGTGCGATGGTAATTATTATGTTTCACGAGAAACATTCCGTTATCACTGCATTGAATACACTGCTGTGGGAGAAGGACTGCTAACCCTTAATGGCAAAGAGTATACATTATCGCCTGGCACCATATTCCATTACGGACCGGGTATTTCGCATACGATCAGAGCAAAAAACAACGGCGAGATGGTAAAATATTTTATCGATTTCTGCGGATATGAAGCGGGGAATATGATCTATAACAGTCCGCTTTCCCAGCGGGAGCCTTTGCGCGTCACGACGCCGCAGCGTATCTATGAAATATTTGAAAATCTACAGCGAACCGGCATCGAGCATACTGATTTTTCCACCTATATCTGTGCGACGCTGTTAAACTTGCTCATTCTGCGTATTCGTGAACGCGCGGTGCCCTACAGTGTTTCCGATGTAAGAGCTCTGGATACCTATAGTCGTTGTAAACGCTATATCGATAATAACTACCTGACGCTGAAGTCTCTGGACGATATTGTCGTAGCTTGTCACGTCGATAAAAGCTACCTCTGCCGTATTTTTAAGCGCTTCATCAACAGTTCGCCCTATAAGTATCTCAATCATCTGAAAATGAACCGCGCCGCCCAAATGCTCTTGGATGAACAATATCTAGTTCGTGAAATCGCCGACATGCTGGGCTTTGACGATCCCTACCATTTTTCCCGCGCTTTCAAAAAAACCTTTGGAACATCCCCTCGCCACTTCGTCGTCAGTGCAACCCGTACCTAAGGTTCTCCGCATGCTCCAAAAGGCAGATTATACAAATGGTATAGATGAAATCTCAATGTGTTCCTTTCCGTCAAGTTCGGTAATACGTGAATCAACGATTTGTTTGATGACGTCTGGGAATAGAATGTTTTTCTGTTTGATGAGTTCTCTCATATCATCTCTGAGATTATCACACGCTTCCTGGGTTGCATTATTGGCGGTTTTGAATGTGAAAATGTACTGCTCCAGCAGCTGTTCGCTTTTGTTTGGTTTAAAGCAGGCGATATTCCATGCGACACAGGCAAATCGCAGGAGGTTTTCTTTTTCCTGACGAGAGTTCGCACGATCTAAAAAACCTGTCGCCATTTCGACAATCATTGATGACATTTTTGTGTTCATATAATGGTAAGGTGCCTTGCTTGCGCTATCAAAATTGTTTCAAATTCCACCGCGGAAACAAGGCGATGTTCGTCTGTGATTCGCCTCGACCAAAAACCAGTCAAATCTCGCGCCGTCGAGTGATTACGGCGGGATCATGATTATCACAGACTTGTTGCATCGTGTTCGCCAAGTTTTCGCGTGCCGCTGTATAAGTTATTGTTTTCGTAGGTGCGAGTGTGCCGTACACTTTAGCTGGGCTCAAGCTTTATTTTCTCTGTACATTATGCATGGATTTGCGCTGACATGATGCGACAAGGGGCAGGCAGGTATTGGTAAAATAGGGCAAGGCGTTGCCGCATTCAGCTCGCGTAGAATTTTCGTGAGGTATATCCTGCCAGCGGATAGGCGGCGATGAGTATCACCCCGAAAGGCAGGCCGATGAGGCCGGCAGCGAAGCAGCAGGCGGCTTGCAGGGGAAGCAGGTTGCGGATGAACAATCCGATGATGGGCGGGGTGGTGCGGGGAGAGAGTTTGGCCCCGAGTTTTTTTCCGCCCTGCAGGGCGAGAACCATTGCCGCGAGGGCGGGCAGTGCGGCCAGCCAATAAAGAATCCCTGAAAAAATCACCATACTGAAGCAGAGCAGGGCGGGTAGCCAGCGGCGAATGCGGACGTCGCTGCGTCTGGTTTCGTCGGCGGCGATAAAGGTGACAGAGGCGATATACCCTCCCGCAAGCAGTGCAAAAATGATAACTGCAACGGGCAGGCCTGATGAGACAACGGACGCGCCAAGAAGTACATTAAGACTGCGACACGTCCCCATGGACAGTCCACCGATCCATGGTACTTTTTTGAGCAGGTAATTATAGACCAAAATACAGAAGAGCAACGCGATGGCGATCCAGCCTGTGGTCCATGATGCTAGAAAGCCCAGGATGATGGCGATGCCCGTGAGCAGGATGCACGCTGTTCGGGCCGCTTTCAGAGAAATATGCCGGGCGGGAAGGGGGCGTTGGGGACGGTCACGCAGATCTTCGTGGATGTCCGCCAAATCGTTGCTGATCAAACCGACGATGTACAGCAGCAGTGAGGCCATGGTCGCGTATGCCAGCGACATAGAGAACACTCCTCCTGCCAGCAAAAAACCTGCGACGGGATCGCCGGGGACGGTAAACAGGTTGGGAAAACGGATGAGTTGTAACCAGTGGTTCCATCTTGATTTTGATTTAGTCATGATGTGTTTTCTTTTTTAGACAACGCATAACCAGCATGGCGATGAGGGGGAGCAGCATGGCTCCGGCGAATGCCAGCAGGAAGGAGTCCGTTTCTGTGGACGTAGCACCCAGTCCGGCGTATACCGCCGAAATACCTAGATTGGAAAGCACGCAGAGCAGGGTGAAAAGGCGCAACGGCATGCGACTCATGCCTGCAAACAGCATGACGGTTTCCGCCAGAACGGGGGCGGGTCGTGTTACAATAATCAATCCATTACCCCAGTGCTGATAGAGCGCGTCGAGTTTGGCTATATCGTGTTCGGTCAGGAAGCGCTGCCGTAAGGTGGTTCGTCCAAAACGTCCGATGGCGTACCCGATCAGACAGCTGATATTCATGCCCATCCACGATGCCAGCAATCCCCATCCAAAACCCAGCGCTGCGCTGCCTGCGGTACTGGCCAGACTGGACGGAATGGGCAGGATAATATCCGATGCGAGCAGGAAAAAGATGAAAAACCATGCCGCGACAGGATGCGAGGCGGACTGATGCAGTACGTGTTGCGTCAGTTCCGTAATTTGTGTTTCAAAGAGAAAGAAAGGAATAAGAATACCCGCAAAAATCAGCGTAATCAGTATTCCCCAGCGCAGGGAGGGATGTTTTATCATGAGAATCAGCGAGAATGTCCTATATAATGTCCGGTTGGCTTGGTGGCCGTAAACAGGCCGTGTTCCACGACGGTTTGGCCGTGCAGCAGAACCTGATCAATGACGCCTTTCAGGGTCATGCCTTCGTAGGCATTATAATCCACGTTCATGGACTGTTCTGCGGCGCGAATGGTTTTCTTTTTATCGGGATCAAAAACAACGATGTCCGCATCGGCGCCGGGTCGGATAGTGCCTTTGTTTTTTAGTCCAAAGAGGCGTGCCGGTTCTGCACTGCATGTTTTGACCATCTGTTGCAGGGATAGATGGCCTTGCGCCACACCCGCCGAATACATCAGCTCAATGCGGTTTTCAATGCCGGGCAATCCATTGGGAATCATTCTAAAGTCGTCTTTTCCCATCATTTTCTGCGTGGCATAATTGGTGGGCGCGTGATCGGTGGCCACCGTGTTGATCCATCCCTGCGCCAGCGCATTCCAGAGGATTTGCTGGTTGTATTTCTCACGCAGGGGAGGGGAGACCACCCATTTGGCACGTTCAAAACCGGAACCTTCACAGCGCGATTTATCCAGCAGCAGATAATGCGGACAGGTTTCTGCATAAACGGTCAGACCGCGTTTTCGTCCCTGCATGATTTCCTGCAGTGCTTCTTTGCAGCTCACATGAACAATATAAATTGGTGCGCCAGTCAGTTCCGCACAAGTTATGGCATGATGCACGCCTTCGGCTTCTACACAGGGCGGACGGCTGGCATAATGATATTCCGGACCGGTATGTCCTTCCGCCACCAAATCATCCCGCAGACGATCCACCAGCTCGGCATTTTCACAGTGGATCATGCTCAAAAGATGATGCTCCCTGGCAAACTGCAGGGTTTTGTAGAGGTCATCGTCGCTGATTCCACAGGAGTCTTTATAGGCCAGATAGAGTTTTATGGATCGCAGGCTGTCGGTCTCAATCAGTTCGCATAATTCCTTTTCAACGGATGCATTGAACGCGGATACGGTCATATGCAATCCGTGGTCACAAAAGGATTGTCCAACACTTTTATCCTTCCAGATATGCATGGCCTCACGAAGCGACTGACCCCGTTCCGGTGCCACAAAATCGAACAGACAGGTGGTGCCGCCCATGAGAGCCGCGCGACTGCCGGTTTCATAAGTGTCGGCGGTACATGTCCCGCTGAAAGGGAGATAAATATGCGTATGCACATCGATGAACCCCGGGAAAACCAGTTTCCCCTGAGCGTCGATCACCTCGGCATCGTCTGGCGCATCCATGTGCTGGCCCACCTGGGTGATCACTCCATTTTCAACCAGCACATCGCCCGCAAAATCGGCATCGGCGTTGACAATGTGTCCGCCACGAAGGATAATTCTATGCATTTTATTCCTCTTTCAGCTGCGTTAAACTGCGAGCCAGACGCACGGCCTCCATGGCATCAGCCGAATAGCCGTGGGCATTAATTTCATCTGCATAATTCTGGTCGACCACCGCGCCGCCAATCATGATTTTTGCCGGCAGCTTTTCCTTTTTTACCAGTTCAACGACATCGATCATCGACGTCATGGTGGTGGTCATCAAGGCCGACAGGCCGATGACCTTTGCGTCATGCTGTCTGGCCGCTTCGACAATCGTCTCGGCACTGACATTCTTGCCCAGATCAACGACGGTAAAGCCATAATTTCGTAACATCAGTGCTACGATGTTCTTGCCGATATCATGAATATCGCCTTTCACCGTGGCCAGAATCACGACAGGGCCCGCTTTTTTATCAGCACTGTTCTTTTGCAGCAACGGTTCCAGCTCTGTGAAGCCCGCGCGCATGGCATCGGCACTCATGATGAGTTGGGGCAGAAAATACTTTTTATCATCGAACAGCTGGCCGACCTTTTCGATTCCGGGAATGAGAAAATCATCCACGATGGCCGACGGCTCCAGTTCGGCCTTCACTGCCTGCTGAATCAGATTCGGCATGTCGTCTTTATCTCCAGCCAGCACCGCATCAAAGATGCACGCACCGGGAGATCGATTATCGATTTTTGGTTTAGGGGCTGTCAGTCCTTCCTGATTGCTGAATCGGCTGATATAGCGACGCAGCTGCGAATCCCTGCCGTTCAGTGCGTCGCCCGCAAAGACCAGATTCATCAACATGTCCGACGACGGATTGGCAATGGCCATGGACAGCCCCCGACTGATAGCCATGGTCAGAAAGGCCGCATTGGCCCAGGGCCGCTGAGGCAGTCCAAAGGATACATTGGACAGACCGCAAATGGTATTTACGCCCAGACCGCGACTGCACCATTCAATTAAATCCAGCGTGACAGATGCCGCTTCCGGATTCGATGAAACCGTCATGACTAGTCCGTCGACCACCACATCTGCGGCTTCATATCCGAATGGCGCGGCATGCGAGAGGATTTCTGTTACAATGGATTTACGTTCCTCCACCGTGGTCGGAATACCTTTGTCGTTCAACGGCAGAATAATAAACATGGCTCCGTATTTTGCGGCAATGGGCAGCATTTTTTCCAGCCGTTCCTTCTCTGCATTGATGGAATTCAACAGGGCGCGTCCGGGATAGATGCGCAGGGCCTTTTCAACCACTTCCGGCGACGAACTGTCGATGCACAGCGGCAGTGCGCTAATTTTCGAAAGCAGACTCACCGATTTGTGCATCATATCTTTTTCATCAATGCCCGAGAGACCCATATTCACATCAAGAATGGCGGCTCCGGCGGCGGCCTGATCGGCGGCATATTTCTTCACCAGCTGCAAACTGCCTGCGCGTAATTCCGCCTGAAGAGCTTTCTTCCCCGTGGGATTAATGCGTTCGCCCACCACAGAAAAGGGTTCATTCATCCGCATGGTGTGCGTCTGACGGGCGGACGAAACGGCACTGATGGATGTGATCTCCGGCACGCGCACGGTCAATGATTCAGATATTATATTGGCTTCTGCGATATACGAGGGTGCCGTACCACAGCAGCCGCCCAGAAGATTGACGCCGGCTTCTATAAAAGCGGGAACGTAGGAGGCAAATTCATTTGCGTCCATATCAAACACGGTTTTTCCGTCTTTCAGCTTGGGCATCCCCGCATTGGGCTTGGCCAGCAGGGGAACGGTGGCGCAGGGTTTGATCGAACGAATCACTTCCAGCATCTGTTCCGGGCCGGTGGAACAGTTACAGCCCACCGCATCGGCTCCCAGAGATTGGAGGGTGATTAATGCCGTCAGCGGATCGGTTCCCGTCAGGGTGCGTCCGCCGTCTTCATACGTCATGCTGACCATAACGGCCAGATCGCAGGTTTCACGAATCGCAATGAGTGCGGCACGGGCTTCCTGAATATCCATCATGGTTTCAATGACAAATCCGTCGACGCCGCCTTCCAGCAGACCCGCAACCTGTTCCTTGTATACCGCTACTGCGTCGTCAAAATCGAGATCGCCGAAGGGTTCAACAAATTGTCCGGTCGGGGCCATATCGCCGAAACAAAAACCGTCGCGGCCCATCGCCTGCCGTGATAGTCGTGCCAGATCGCGGTTCATTTCATGCACTTTGTCGCCCAGCCCGAATTCTTCCAGCTTGAGACGGTTGCAGCCGAAGGTGCAGGTGTACACAATCTGACTGCCTGCTGCGTGGTAGGCTTTCTGAATGTCGATGATTGATTGCGGATTTTCTAAAACCCATTGTTCGGGGCAGACGCCCTGCGGCATGCCTTTTAGTGCCAGTTGGGTTCCCGTCGCTCCATCGAGCAGTTTCAATGCGCCACTTGCGGCCCACGTTTTAAATTCTTTTCTATTCATGTTCTTCATATCCTGTTTCATTAACGACGCTTGAAATGGGGCCGAGACCGGCCAGTGCCAATACGGATTTCTCTGGCTGCATCAAGTAATTTTCCGAAATCGAAACACCTAGCTTATGCATTTCCGTGAGTTCAAACAATATTTTCTGGTGGCTCAAATGCAAATCACCATATCCCGGTGAAAATCTTCGTGCGGTCAGGGTTGTTCCGTTGCGTCGAATGATCGTTTTAATATAGCGGAAAAGCCAGCCCAGCGCAGCATCGGCCAGCTGCCCGCCTACCTGATCGAATATCACCGCATCGGCTGTCCGGCCTGTCTGCGTCATGGCGGCCACCGTATCCACGATGGTTCGGCCGCACGTTGTGCCGCCTAAGACCACGTGCGTGCATCCCTGCATCATTTTTACCACGTCTCTGCTGGTGATTGTGTGGCCGGTTTCCAACAGCAGGGTTTCTTCGGTGCGTGTCTGGATGGCTATGCTCGTCCATATTCCACGCGGATGACAGAAGGTGATGGCCTCATCGATGACGGCGTGGACGGCCCGTTCCTGCTCGTGCGTCATTTCTGTATTGTTGCGTCGATAACCTAGACGATAAAGAACCAGGTTGCGCGGGCATTCAGCAGGGATATTGTCTATAAGAAGCGGTCTTTTTTTCATAAATTAAGTTTACTGTGCTTTGTGATGGAGGGGAGGCGGATTTCTGTGGTGGTTCCCTCATTTACGATGGATTCCACATGCATGGTTCCTCCGTGTTCCTGAATGATGCCCAGTGCGATGGGAAGACCGAGACCTGTACCGCCGCTGTTACGTTTGGTTGTATAAAAGGGGTCAAAGAGGCGCGGAATATCTTCGGGACGGATGCCCATTCCGCCATCAGCGATGCGCAGAACCACCTCATTGCGAAGAGGATCAAAGTACGTAGCAACCTCTAGCGTCTGGTCGCGATGCGTCAGTGCCTGGCAGGAATTGGTGATAATATTAAGAATGGCCTGATCCAGTCGCTGAACGTGGCCGTTTATCTTGGGAAGATCCTCTGCAAAGCTTGCAGAATGGTAGGCCGTCGCTCTCTTAATGGTGTTTTTCATCAAGGTCAGTGCTGTGCGAACGATATCATTGACGTTTACCGGTGCAAACAGATCGGATGGACTGCTGCGCGATAATGTGTTTAACTCCTTGATGATATTCTTGATGCGTACGGCTCCATTGTATATGTCATCCAGTAATATATTTATTTCATCCCGCATTTCTACATAGGAACCATATCCCATATTAAAGTCGCCATGATCTGCCAGATGCTGATCGAGAAGGGGGATGATTGCATTCCAGGCTTCTTTGACGATGGGCGTATTCATGGTTACGAAGCTGTTGGGATTGTTGATTTCATGCGCTACTCCGGCCACCAGGTTGCCCAGCATGACTTGGCGATCCGCCTGCATCAGCTGTTCGCTGCGGATGTGTGCTTCTTGTTCCGCGATGCGCTGCTGGGTGATATCAACAAAGGTAACGAGGACGCGGCTGTATTTTTTTTCGGTATGCGGCTGTACGAACCAGCGTTCGAGTAAATACAGTGCTTTTCCATCGTTGTTTTGATAACGCCCCTCGCCGCTCATGGATGTCTGACGGCGTGTGATCATTTCAATGACTTTGGCCAGCCGGTTGGTCTGTTCATTTTTGAAGATGCCAGCAATGTGCTGGAGCGCATCGATTTTTCCCCGATATCCAAACAGTGCCAGTGCCGAGCGATTGATGTCAATGGCACGCAGAAGATTCAGACACCATTGTGTTTCGTTGGGTTTCTGCGCTAAAAAATCAGTGAAATCGACGACCCCGAGGCGATGAATCCGCTCGGTGTATTCACATAATCTGCACAAATCCAATTCAATAATGGCAACAGGCGAATCTTCAAACATATGCCGGTAGCGCTCTTCGTTTTGACGGACAATTTCTTGCACTTCCTCCCGTTCTGTCACGTCGCGAAGGGTGAGCAATACGGCCTTTTTCTGTCCCCATGGAATGAGTGATGCCGTGATGTCCATGGGTATAAATACCCCGTCAAAGCGTTGCGTAAAGCGCATGGTTACGGTGTTCTGCTCCGCATAATCTATGGGTAGATAGCCACTTCGATCGTGGTCGTGTTTTTTTAGCAGAGTCGAAAAGGACTGATTGATGAGCTGTTGCGGATCATAGCCCAGAATGCGCATGCTCGCATCGTTGACCTGAAGCATTTTGCCTGTGTCGGCATCCACCACCATGATGACATCGACCGATCCGTTGAACATAACGCGAAAACGCTCCTCCGATAGTTGCAAATGGGTGTCGCGTTTCTGCCTCTGGATCAAGGATGCAAATAGGTCGGCCGCTGTGCGCAGCGCGGCCCGTTCAAGCGGTCGCATGGAAGCGTTGTTCTGGCTGAAATCGAAGGCGATGGTTCCCCACCAGCTGCCTTCCACAATGATAGGGGTTATGATGAACGAACGGATGTTTATTTTTCGGAGCAGTCGCTGGGTACTGGCGGGCAGTTCTGTGGTCTGAACGACGAGGGTTCTGCCCGCCGCCAGTTCTGCTTTCAGCGTCGATCCCAGATAACGCGTGATGCTGACATGGGAAAGAGGAATATGCAGCGATGGGCCTGGTGCACGAAACCAGAAATAGCGTTCTGTCATCCGCTGTTCCCCGTCTTGGTCGCACGTATTTTCAAAGATGAAAATACCGGAACATTCGGTGGTCATGCCCAGTTTCTGAAGTACACACTGTACACTGTTTTGATCCAGGCCGGACTTGAGCAGAATTTCCGCCGTTCCGTTTACTGCATCGAGAATATTGCGGTGCCGAACCAGGTGCTGCTCTGTTTCTTTGCGTATATGTTCCAATGTCAGTATGTTAGCCGCAGTAGTCATCACGTTTATGAGCTCATGCAGAATGGTGTGCGGGTCGGTACTTCCGATGATCAGGCACCCGTGAATGGTTCCGCTTGCTATCAGGGGAACCGCGAGTACCGATTCGGCACCGGCTGCGACGATGGTGAAATCTTTGTATGCTGGATTGCTCTGTAGGTCGGCAAACACTTTCCGCTTTTTCAACTTCATAACGATGGCCGTAAAGGTGACATGCATCGGAACTTTGAGAATATCGTCAAATTGCATGGCGTGTTCTTTCAGAAACGCACTTTTGACATTTATCGTGTCCTCCCCTTCGTTTTTGAGACAAATGCAGACGAATAGTCCGTCAAGATATTTGGCAATGAGCGGTGCCACCATATACGATGCATCGGCATCGGTTTGTTCTTTCTGAAAATGATCTGCCAGATCATTGATGATGTGCTCGTTAATGCTTAATACGGCTTCAGTGGTCCATTGACTGAGGATAACACGAACCAGCTCCGGGTGGTGTTCTTCATAATGCAGGCTTACATAAATGGGAGCAGAGCCCGTATCATTGCGGATCATCGCCTTAAACTGTACGTCCGATCCCGGTCGCAGCGCGGTAATGCGTTGGAATGCCTCGTCCTTCTCTTTGCCTGGAAAGATCTCTGCAAGGGAACGACCGATAAGGGATGCAGCAGTACGGCCGAGTAAACGAAACATGCGTTCGTTGGCATCAGTAATCAATCCGCTCGTTAGACAGAATCGCAGTGCCGCCGGATCGATCAGCCCCAGATCCGGGGTGCTGGTTGAGGATGTGTCCGCTACGGAATCCAGCGTTTTATTACGGTGTTCCATGTCCCGTCCGTTTTCCAGGTGGTTAAAAGGTTGTTTAATGTATCGCGCAGTGCTTCGTCATTGCGACGGACAGCCCACGCCATATGTTCTTTGGTAAAGGGCACATTTAGCGATGTCAATATCGATTCGGAACGGGCCGCCGCCCATCCCACCGCCGGCCCGTCGCTTATGAGCAGGTCAATGCGCATGCGGTGCGGTCCCAGATCCCATACCGCATCATGAATACTCGCATAACTGATCTTCTTTGCATAAGGACATTCGCTTGTGACAAACATATCCGCCGTGCTGCCCCGAATAACACCAATGCGCGCTGTCGATTTCGTGATGTCTTTGGCCGTTTTATAAAGCGCACTGTCCGTCACGCGTAGCAGTGCCTTTTGTCCCACCTCAAAATAGGGCGACGTAAAGGCCACGCGAGCCCGTCGCCCCTGAGTGATCGACATCCCCGACATAATGACATCAATGTCCCCCTCCAGCAGTGCCGGAATCAGGCTGTTCCATTCCATCGGCACAAAAACCACCGGGCGACCCAGACTTCCTGCCGCCAATCGTGCAAAATCCGCATCCACACCCACATATTCATCCTTCTGCGCGAAAATAATGGGTGCATAATCCGGGAAAATGCCCACCCGTAGTGCCGCCCCCGCCGATGCTGACACCGGTCGGCTCGTACGGCATCCCGAAAAAAGAACCATTCCCGCCACAAGAATACCCCGCAGTATCCACTTCGCCAGCGTTGCCTTCCCGCGCCTATATTGATTTCCGAATAATCCTGCATCACACATCACATTACCCTCATTTAGCATTTTTGTGAGCATACGTGTTCGCCCCCAGCTTGGCAAGCACTGTGTTTCACAGAAAAGGGACTGACCCATAATAATTTTTATGTTGACATGCGGTCGGTGATTTGTTGTGAATGCGGCATGAGAAGAAAACGGATAAAACGGGATAGATTGGCGTGCTATCATCTTATTACACGGGTGGTGATGCGGCAGATGTTGTTGGGGGATGAGGAGAAACGGGAATTGCATCGGTTGATTCGGCGAGTGGAGGGATTTACCGGGGTGAAGGTGCTGACGTATGCTCTGATGACGAATCATGTGCATATTCTGGTGGAGGAGCCGGATCGGAATACGGTCGTGGGTGATGAGGAATTGGTGGAGCGGTTGCGGTATTTGTATGGGGAGATGGGGACGAAGGAGATTCTGGGGAGATGGGCGACGTGGACAGAGCGGGGGATGCTGGATGCTGTGGAGGACGACCGGATGCGGTATCGTCGGAGGATGCATGATATTTCGGAGTTTATGAAGCAGATTAAGCAGCGTTTTACCTGTTGGTATCATCGTAGACACGGGACGTGCGGTACGATTTGGCAGGATCGATTTAAGAGTGTCCTGGTGGAAGATGGGGCGGCATTGCGTACGATGGCGGCGTATATCGAGATGAACCCGGTTCGTGCGGGGCTGGTGGATGATCCGAAGGCATATCGTTATTGCGGGTTCGGAGAAGCGATGGGCGGGGTGTCGTCGGCCCGCAGAGGGGTTGAGCGGATATCCAGGGCACTGGTGGAGGCCGATGGCTGGGACACTGTTTCTCAAACGTATTTTGAACATGTACTGATGTATGAAGAGGTTCGGAATAACCGGAATCTGGTGTATATGGATCAGGATATGCTGCGTGAGAAAATGAAGGCCAAGGTACGATTGACAAAGTTTGAACGATTGCTTTGTCGATGTCGGTATTACACGGCTGGTCAGGTTGTGGGGGAGAAGGATTTTGTGGAAGACTTCTTTGTGGAGCATCGCGATTA
Above is a genomic segment from Spartobacteria bacterium containing:
- a CDS encoding iron-containing alcohol dehydrogenase, which codes for MNSFNQYQPTHLIFGAGRLKEVGRVAKQYGNKAMLVADPNVKNFLSGAIITAIESLRGVGIDVVEFNKVHPNPRLIDVQEGASIARSEGVDLMIAMGGGSSCDTARAIAVASTHEGTAMDYLYFCEKQPTDKTLPMIMIPTTSGTGSHMSCCAVITDETKNFKSALWNRDQLFARTAIVDPELMCTVPKSVTASTGFDVFTHLFESYININHTPYIDLLALEGIRILAAALPKLIDDLGNVELRSQMAWADTLAGTSIANVGTTLPHGMGQPISGHCPHV
- a CDS encoding AraC family transcriptional regulator, whose translation is MNIDKLSNDLITASLSNAKYYFLQTNPRNVDPIEVVCGGREECDGNYYVSRETFRYHCIEYTAVGEGLLTLNGKEYTLSPGTIFHYGPGISHTIRAKNNGEMVKYFIDFCGYEAGNMIYNSPLSQREPLRVTTPQRIYEIFENLQRTGIEHTDFSTYICATLLNLLILRIRERAVPYSVSDVRALDTYSRCKRYIDNNYLTLKSLDDIVVACHVDKSYLCRIFKRFINSSPYKYLNHLKMNRAAQMLLDEQYLVREIADMLGFDDPYHFSRAFKKTFGTSPRHFVVSATRT
- a CDS encoding type II toxin-antitoxin system Phd/YefM family antitoxin gives rise to the protein MYGTLAPTKTITYTAARENLANTMQQVCDNHDPAVITRRREI
- a CDS encoding DedA family protein, translating into MIKHPSLRWGILITLIFAGILIPFFLFETQITELTQHVLHQSASHPVAAWFFIFFLLASDIILPIPSSLASTAGSAALGFGWGLLASWMGMNISCLIGYAIGRFGRTTLRQRFLTEHDIAKLDALYQHWGNGLIIVTRPAPVLAETVMLFAGMSRMPLRLFTLLCVLSNLGISAVYAGLGATSTETDSFLLAFAGAMLLPLIAMLVMRCLKKKTHHD
- the hydA gene encoding dihydropyrimidinase, with translation MHRIILRGGHIVNADADFAGDVLVENGVITQVGQHMDAPDDAEVIDAQGKLVFPGFIDVHTHIYLPFSGTCTADTYETGSRAALMGGTTCLFDFVAPERGQSLREAMHIWKDKSVGQSFCDHGLHMTVSAFNASVEKELCELIETDSLRSIKLYLAYKDSCGISDDDLYKTLQFAREHHLLSMIHCENAELVDRLRDDLVAEGHTGPEYHYASRPPCVEAEGVHHAITCAELTGAPIYIVHVSCKEALQEIMQGRKRGLTVYAETCPHYLLLDKSRCEGSGFERAKWVVSPPLREKYNQQILWNALAQGWINTVATDHAPTNYATQKMMGKDDFRMIPNGLPGIENRIELMYSAGVAQGHLSLQQMVKTCSAEPARLFGLKNKGTIRPGADADIVVFDPDKKKTIRAAEQSMNVDYNAYEGMTLKGVIDQVLLHGQTVVEHGLFTATKPTGHYIGHSR
- a CDS encoding 5-methyltetrahydrofolate--homocysteine methyltransferase, which translates into the protein MNRKEFKTWAASGALKLLDGATGTQLALKGMPQGVCPEQWVLENPQSIIDIQKAYHAAGSQIVYTCTFGCNRLKLEEFGLGDKVHEMNRDLARLSRQAMGRDGFCFGDMAPTGQFVEPFGDLDFDDAVAVYKEQVAGLLEGGVDGFVIETMMDIQEARAALIAIRETCDLAVMVSMTYEDGGRTLTGTDPLTALITLQSLGADAVGCNCSTGPEQMLEVIRSIKPCATVPLLAKPNAGMPKLKDGKTVFDMDANEFASYVPAFIEAGVNLLGGCCGTAPSYIAEANIISESLTVRVPEITSISAVSSARQTHTMRMNEPFSVVGERINPTGKKALQAELRAGSLQLVKKYAADQAAAGAAILDVNMGLSGIDEKDMMHKSVSLLSKISALPLCIDSSSPEVVEKALRIYPGRALLNSINAEKERLEKMLPIAAKYGAMFIILPLNDKGIPTTVEERKSIVTEILSHAAPFGYEAADVVVDGLVMTVSSNPEAASVTLDLIEWCSRGLGVNTICGLSNVSFGLPQRPWANAAFLTMAISRGLSMAIANPSSDMLMNLVFAGDALNGRDSQLRRYISRFSNQEGLTAPKPKIDNRSPGACIFDAVLAGDKDDMPNLIQQAVKAELEPSAIVDDFLIPGIEKVGQLFDDKKYFLPQLIMSADAMRAGFTELEPLLQKNSADKKAGPVVILATVKGDIHDIGKNIVALMLRNYGFTVVDLGKNVSAETIVEAARQHDAKVIGLSALMTTTMTSMIDVVELVKKEKLPAKIMIGGAVVDQNYADEINAHGYSADAMEAVRLARSLTQLKEE